GCCCACAATGCAGGTACAGTAAATAAAGGCAGCTTTGGGCGAATACTTTTCAATGAGTTCAAGCAACGCTTTTTTCAGCTTTTTTTCTCCGCCATAAATGATATCGGTTTCTGACAGATCGGTGGAAAAACTCATCCGGTGAAGCTCCGGGCCCGAAGATTGGGCCCCTCTGATGTCCCAGGTATAGGAGGCGCATCCGATGGGTCCGTGAATCAAATGCAGGGCGTCTGCGATTGGGTAAAGCACCACTCTGGAGCCGCAGAAGACACAGGCTCTCTGGCTGACTGCACCGGCCAGACTCTTGGTTTCACATTCCATCTCAAAGGGCTGGTTACCCTTCTGGTAGATCTGTTTTTCTCTCTGTTTGAGTACCGATATGGAGGTCATGTTATTTATCCTTTACTGCTTGAGTTGCGCAGATATTATTCTACCAGTTCAAAGGTCTCTTCGGATGCATCCCGGTCCTTGCGGTCCATGAGAACGCCCAGGATTTTTTCCAGAAAACGCAGACCGCCTGAGTACCCGACTGTGGGGAAGTAGGAGTGGCCGATCCGGTCCAGGATGGGGAATCCGTGGCGAACAAAGGGGATATCCTCGTCTCTGGCCATGTACTTGCCGTAGGTGTTGCAGATGAGCAGGTCCACAGGTTCATTCTTGATCCACTGATGCAGCAGGAACATATCGCCGGGGTTCTTGACATTGATATCGTCGCCAAACTTGGCAGTGATCTCTTTGATCCGTTTGGTAAAGGCCTTGCCCGGGGTACCGGAAACGATATGAACCGGTTTCATGCCGATGGTCACCAGAAATTCAACCAAGGGGATCAGCTGATCCGGGTCGCCTGCCAGGGCAACTTTTTTGCCGTACAGGTGGGGCTGCATGTCTGAAATGACGTCCAGCAGCTGTCCGCGTTCCTGGGTAACAGAATCGGGAACACTTACGCCGGCTACGGTGCGCAGGGCATCAACGAACCGGTCTGTGGCCAGCAAGCCGATGGGCAGATCCAGCACCTGGCCGGGCACCTTGAACTGACTGTCAAGGGCTTTGACTGCATCAGCAGTGGCCCAGGCACCCAGGCCGATGGAACCAATACTGTCGCCTGTGCTTTTCAGGTCTTCAATGCTTGTTCCGCCTTTGGGATACATCTCAAACTTTCCGGTGAGCGGTCCGTTCACAATACCGGAGGTGTCCGGAAACAGGATGGACCCAACGCCCATCATTGCGGCAATTCTCTTGATTTCAGCCATATCCGAAGGTTCTACAAACCCGGGGATCAGGTTGACTTTCCCGTTGGATGTGCCGGTCTTTTCGGCCATCTGGATGGCAATGGACTTCACCATATTGGCAAAACCGGTAACATGGGACCCCACATAGGACGGTGTTGCCGTATGGACAACATACTTGCCTTCGGGGATGGTGCCGTCTTTTTTGGCCTTTCTGACAATCTGGTTCACGTCGTCGCCGATGGTTTCGGACAGACAGGTGGTGTGAACCGCAACCATATCCGGGTTATATGTGGTGAATATGGTTAACAGGGCCTGGAGCAGGTTGGCCTGGCCGCCGAATACCGATGCACCTTCCGTAAAGGAGGAGGTGGCCGCCATGATGGGTTCACGGTAATGACGGGTCAAAGTTGATCTGTGATAGGCGCAGCAGCCCTGGGAGCCGTGGCTGTGGGGCAGGCAGGCGTGGATGCCGA
Above is a window of uncultured Desulfobacter sp. DNA encoding:
- the nifK gene encoding nitrogenase molybdenum-iron protein subunit beta, whose protein sequence is MLLRHTPKEIVERKALAVNPAKTCQPIGAMYAGLGIHACLPHSHGSQGCCAYHRSTLTRHYREPIMAATSSFTEGASVFGGQANLLQALLTIFTTYNPDMVAVHTTCLSETIGDDVNQIVRKAKKDGTIPEGKYVVHTATPSYVGSHVTGFANMVKSIAIQMAEKTGTSNGKVNLIPGFVEPSDMAEIKRIAAMMGVGSILFPDTSGIVNGPLTGKFEMYPKGGTSIEDLKSTGDSIGSIGLGAWATADAVKALDSQFKVPGQVLDLPIGLLATDRFVDALRTVAGVSVPDSVTQERGQLLDVISDMQPHLYGKKVALAGDPDQLIPLVEFLVTIGMKPVHIVSGTPGKAFTKRIKEITAKFGDDINVKNPGDMFLLHQWIKNEPVDLLICNTYGKYMARDEDIPFVRHGFPILDRIGHSYFPTVGYSGGLRFLEKILGVLMDRKDRDASEETFELVE